The Devosia sp. YIM 151766 genome includes a region encoding these proteins:
- a CDS encoding TIM barrel protein translates to MKLSACIEWLFSDVSDDFAERIRLAKEAGLDAVEFWFWSNKDLDAIEAALKETGLSLSGFVAEPMIALTDPDNHAAFLAGLATSMRVAQRLGAKVLIAQAGDDLPGKTREEQHDALVACLRAAADVLDGSGISLGVEPLNTFIDHKGYYLSSTREALNIVDEVGRPEIGIVYDLYHSYVMGEKIEDVLADRVSRVLHAHVADHPGRNDPGQGEIDLGKRLAWLYGNGYSGLAGLEYKPAGSTRQALAKVRATLNTSG, encoded by the coding sequence ATGAAACTTTCCGCCTGCATTGAATGGTTGTTTTCCGACGTTAGCGACGACTTCGCCGAGCGCATCCGCCTCGCCAAGGAAGCGGGTCTGGACGCGGTCGAATTCTGGTTCTGGTCCAACAAGGACCTCGATGCCATTGAGGCCGCGCTCAAGGAAACGGGCCTGTCGCTGAGCGGCTTTGTCGCCGAGCCGATGATCGCCCTCACCGATCCGGACAACCATGCCGCTTTCCTTGCCGGTCTGGCGACCTCGATGCGCGTGGCGCAGCGCCTTGGCGCCAAGGTGCTTATCGCCCAGGCCGGCGACGACCTGCCCGGCAAAACCCGGGAAGAGCAGCACGACGCATTGGTCGCTTGCCTGCGCGCCGCCGCCGATGTGCTGGATGGCAGCGGCATCAGCCTCGGCGTCGAACCGCTCAACACCTTCATCGACCACAAGGGCTATTACCTGTCCTCGACGCGCGAAGCGCTCAACATCGTGGACGAGGTGGGACGCCCTGAAATCGGCATCGTTTACGATCTCTATCATTCCTATGTCATGGGCGAGAAAATCGAGGACGTATTGGCCGATCGCGTCTCACGGGTGCTTCATGCCCATGTGGCCGATCATCCGGGCCGCAACGATCCGGGACAGGGCGAAATCGACCTCGGCAAGCGTCTGGCATGGCTCTATGGCAATGGTTATTCGGGCCTTGCCGGTCTCGAATACAAGCCGGCCGGATCGACCAGACAGGCGCTGGCCAAGGTCCGCGCCACTCTCAATACATCTGGCTGA
- a CDS encoding zinc-binding dehydrogenase, with amino-acid sequence MSLTTQSLYFTGPRAVEIRTEALAAPGAGQVLLDLAVSGISAGTELNVFRGLAPQWRQSMDPRTRLFSDANGADWTWPARYGYAAVGRVAELGANVQDLARGELVFAYVPHGQHAVVDAKAVVPLGDIDDAEIGVFYANLNTAYNGVLDANIPLGADVVVSGLGVIGQMVTRLLRRNGARQIIAVDTIGQRRELALAGGADIALDPSNQPIAETVRELTEGRGADTVIEVSGAAPALNEAIRTAGFNGTVIAMSWYGGSFESLSLSGEFHHNRPRIISSQVGTVNPFLGPLWSVDRRARIVREYLSALAPELKGFITHRVPLAEAGRGYSLLDQGSPDVMQVLIDYR; translated from the coding sequence TTGTCGCTTACTACCCAATCGCTCTATTTCACCGGCCCGCGTGCCGTCGAAATCCGCACGGAAGCCCTTGCCGCCCCCGGCGCCGGGCAAGTGCTGCTCGACCTCGCCGTTTCCGGGATCAGCGCCGGCACCGAGCTTAACGTGTTCCGTGGCCTTGCGCCGCAATGGCGGCAATCGATGGACCCCAGGACACGCCTGTTTTCCGACGCCAATGGCGCGGACTGGACCTGGCCGGCCCGCTATGGCTACGCCGCTGTCGGGCGGGTCGCGGAGCTGGGCGCGAATGTGCAGGACCTTGCCAGAGGCGAGCTGGTCTTTGCCTATGTCCCCCATGGCCAGCATGCCGTGGTCGATGCCAAGGCCGTCGTCCCCCTAGGCGATATCGATGATGCTGAAATCGGCGTCTTCTATGCCAATCTCAACACGGCCTATAATGGCGTGCTCGACGCCAATATCCCCCTTGGCGCCGATGTGGTGGTGAGCGGCCTTGGCGTCATCGGCCAGATGGTTACCCGCCTGCTGCGCCGCAATGGCGCGCGCCAGATCATCGCCGTGGACACTATCGGGCAGCGCCGCGAACTGGCGCTGGCCGGCGGCGCCGACATCGCGCTCGATCCCAGCAACCAACCGATTGCCGAAACGGTCCGCGAGCTCACCGAAGGGCGCGGCGCCGACACGGTCATCGAAGTCTCGGGCGCAGCCCCCGCCCTCAACGAGGCGATCCGCACGGCCGGCTTCAATGGCACGGTGATCGCGATGTCCTGGTATGGCGGCAGTTTCGAGAGCCTGAGCCTGTCCGGTGAGTTCCACCACAATCGCCCGCGCATCATCTCCTCGCAGGTCGGCACGGTGAACCCTTTCCTTGGCCCGCTCTGGTCGGTGGACCGGCGCGCCCGGATCGTTCGCGAATATCTGTCGGCGCTCGCCCCGGAACTCAAGGGCTTCATCACCCATCGCGTGCCGCTTGCCGAAGCAGGGCGCGGCTATAGCCTGCTCGACCAGGGTTCGCCCGATGTCATGCAGGTTCTGATCGATTATCGCTAA
- a CDS encoding carbohydrate ABC transporter permease, which translates to MMHDSDNRLRNAALDALTIALLILVLSPIIWVFIASIRPDADIMTRGLIPARVTFDHFANIFSRGDFLVALRNSLVVGGIVAICTVVIAVPAAYSLSRFTYMGRDFIGFLILATQMLPAVAVLVPIVVIIRSLGLANTLTALTFTHLALGLPIAVWMLKGYIDAVPRELEEASIIDGSSQIGAMFRITLPLIRPAVVAVGTFAFVLSWGEFILALALITSAEVKTLPLALQTLFDPYSFSWGVVMAGGVVIALPTIVLFLLFRNQLVGGLTAGGIKG; encoded by the coding sequence ATGATGCACGACAGTGACAATCGCCTGCGCAATGCGGCTCTGGACGCGCTGACCATCGCGCTGCTGATCCTGGTGCTGTCGCCGATCATCTGGGTGTTCATCGCCTCGATCCGGCCCGACGCCGACATCATGACCCGTGGCCTGATCCCAGCGCGCGTCACCTTCGATCATTTCGCCAATATCTTTTCGCGCGGCGATTTCCTGGTCGCGCTGCGCAACAGCCTCGTCGTGGGCGGTATCGTGGCCATCTGCACCGTGGTGATCGCGGTGCCGGCCGCCTATTCGCTCAGCCGCTTCACATATATGGGCCGCGATTTCATCGGCTTTCTGATCCTGGCCACCCAGATGCTGCCCGCCGTGGCCGTTCTGGTGCCCATCGTGGTCATTATCCGCTCGCTCGGCCTGGCCAATACGCTGACCGCGCTGACCTTCACGCATCTGGCGCTTGGCCTGCCCATCGCCGTCTGGATGCTCAAGGGCTATATCGATGCGGTGCCGCGCGAGCTCGAAGAGGCGTCGATCATCGATGGCAGCTCGCAGATCGGCGCCATGTTCCGCATCACCCTGCCGCTTATTCGTCCGGCGGTCGTGGCGGTGGGTACCTTTGCCTTCGTTTTGTCCTGGGGCGAATTCATCCTGGCGCTGGCGCTGATCACCAGCGCCGAGGTCAAGACGCTGCCGCTCGCGCTGCAAACGCTGTTCGATCCCTATTCCTTCTCCTGGGGTGTGGTCATGGCCGGTGGCGTCGTCATTGCATTGCCCACCATCGTGCTCTTTCTCCTCTTCCGCAATCAACTAGTCGGCGGCCTGACCGCTGGCGGAATTAAAGGGTGA
- a CDS encoding sugar ABC transporter permease — MTSPAVSENEPRPFVEVALPYALVAPAVLVALAIAVVPLLYALWLSFQDWYLLRNPQPVWGGLINYEALFADAGLWRAFWRTWIWTIGTVAVEIALALPLALLLNRDTAIARMASALILLPWVMPFIVLGYGWRFLLDSEVGALHSVFQFFGFAGNSSILNDPNMALAIIIFISGWKGMPFMVLALLAALKSIPGELYEAAAIDGASPWQRFTSITLPSIQNTMLIIGLVLGILAFYSFDLPWIMTRGGPQDATTILGISMYKAVFTDLRPAYAAAISVVMLVILAIASFLSLQLRRR; from the coding sequence GTGACCTCCCCCGCCGTTTCAGAAAACGAGCCAAGACCGTTCGTCGAAGTGGCGTTGCCCTATGCGCTGGTCGCTCCGGCCGTGCTCGTCGCCCTGGCCATTGCCGTCGTGCCCCTGCTCTATGCGCTGTGGCTGTCCTTTCAGGACTGGTATCTGCTGCGCAATCCGCAGCCGGTCTGGGGCGGGCTGATCAATTACGAGGCGCTTTTTGCCGATGCGGGCCTGTGGCGGGCCTTCTGGCGCACCTGGATCTGGACCATCGGCACCGTGGCCGTCGAGATTGCACTGGCCCTGCCTCTCGCGCTCCTGCTCAATCGTGACACGGCCATTGCCCGCATGGCTTCAGCGCTGATCCTGCTCCCTTGGGTCATGCCCTTCATCGTGCTGGGCTATGGCTGGCGCTTCCTGCTCGACAGCGAGGTGGGCGCGCTGCACTCGGTCTTCCAGTTCTTCGGCTTTGCCGGCAACAGCTCCATTCTCAACGACCCGAATATGGCTCTGGCCATTATCATCTTCATCTCGGGCTGGAAGGGCATGCCCTTCATGGTGCTGGCGCTGCTGGCGGCGCTCAAATCCATTCCCGGCGAGCTTTACGAAGCCGCCGCCATCGATGGCGCCAGCCCGTGGCAGCGCTTTACCAGCATCACCCTGCCCTCGATCCAGAACACCATGCTGATCATCGGCCTCGTGCTGGGCATTCTCGCTTTTTACAGCTTCGACCTGCCCTGGATCATGACGCGCGGCGGCCCGCAGGACGCCACCACGATCCTGGGCATCAGCATGTATAAGGCCGTCTTCACCGATCTGCGCCCGGCCTATGCGGCGGCAATCAGCGTGGTCATGCTGGTGATCCTGGCCATCGCCTCCTTCCTGTCCCTGCAATTGCGGAGACGATGA
- a CDS encoding sugar ABC transporter substrate-binding protein, translated as MRHTLLAATALATTLLTAPAFAETVTFWQFSTNPNDIAAWEAIIEAFEASHEGIDVVMEIVPWSEQQQRLVTALTTGGLPDVSMLGNNVVAQFQAIGALAPLDDAFAAYDAEHGTDVASDIWPGDKGYYNLGGQWWASPIAVETRALYYRKDLFEQAGLDPNAPPETWDELRATAKTLTEGTPDGVYGIALATSLDYFTVHNFMSAYLGYGARMLNDDGTCGFDSPEFQAALEVYAGIALDGSTHPDAASMNGDAFQRGFLDGRYGMILMHPSLYRDLQTEQPEWLDQVDIAKVPAGPVNRSGFLGGWPLVMWNASDAKDAAGQFIMFATHGEAFKELAIAGGFIPGSISLAQGEPWTEFPYPLFVEQLQDARAYQYPSEAIPQMGQLEVDTIQKAVQAVALGQKDIAGATADLCSDINTVLAR; from the coding sequence ATGCGGCATACTTTGCTTGCGGCGACCGCGCTCGCCACGACTTTGCTCACTGCGCCGGCTTTCGCCGAAACGGTGACCTTCTGGCAATTTTCCACCAATCCGAACGACATCGCCGCCTGGGAGGCGATCATCGAGGCTTTCGAAGCCAGCCATGAGGGCATCGATGTCGTCATGGAAATCGTGCCTTGGTCGGAACAGCAGCAGCGGCTGGTGACGGCCTTGACCACCGGCGGCCTGCCGGACGTGTCCATGCTGGGCAACAATGTCGTGGCCCAGTTTCAGGCCATCGGCGCGCTGGCGCCACTCGACGACGCCTTCGCCGCTTATGATGCCGAGCACGGCACCGATGTCGCCTCCGACATCTGGCCGGGCGACAAGGGCTATTACAATCTCGGCGGCCAATGGTGGGCCTCGCCCATCGCCGTCGAAACCCGCGCGCTCTATTACCGCAAGGACCTGTTCGAGCAGGCCGGGCTCGATCCCAACGCTCCGCCGGAAACCTGGGACGAATTGCGCGCCACCGCCAAGACGCTCACCGAAGGCACGCCCGACGGGGTCTACGGCATCGCGCTGGCGACCAGCCTCGATTATTTCACCGTGCACAATTTCATGAGCGCCTATCTGGGCTATGGCGCCCGCATGCTCAACGATGACGGCACCTGCGGCTTCGACAGCCCGGAATTTCAGGCGGCGCTCGAGGTCTATGCCGGTATCGCGCTCGATGGCTCGACCCATCCGGACGCCGCCAGCATGAATGGCGACGCCTTCCAGCGCGGTTTTCTCGATGGCCGCTATGGCATGATCCTCATGCATCCCAGCCTCTATCGCGATCTGCAGACCGAACAGCCCGAATGGCTTGATCAGGTCGACATCGCCAAAGTTCCGGCAGGTCCGGTCAACCGCTCCGGCTTCCTTGGCGGCTGGCCACTGGTCATGTGGAATGCCTCCGACGCGAAGGATGCGGCGGGCCAGTTCATCATGTTCGCCACTCATGGCGAGGCCTTCAAGGAACTGGCTATCGCCGGCGGCTTCATCCCGGGCAGCATTTCGCTGGCGCAAGGCGAGCCCTGGACCGAGTTCCCCTATCCTCTCTTCGTCGAGCAATTGCAGGACGCTCGCGCCTATCAATATCCAAGCGAAGCCATCCCGCAGATGGGCCAACTGGAGGTCGACACGATCCAGAAGGCGGTGCAGGCTGTGGCTCTTGGCCAGAAGGACATTGCCGGCGCCACCGCCGATCTCTGCTCCGACATCAACACCGTTCTCGCCCGCTAA